From the Anguilla anguilla isolate fAngAng1 chromosome 8, fAngAng1.pri, whole genome shotgun sequence genome, one window contains:
- the LOC118233195 gene encoding zymogen granule membrane protein 16-like produces MFVIFVLCLLFASTWAQYQPQYYSYSAAVGGGSGSSYASSGEGRITAIRVWENIGSFITGFQMRYDFAWSPLYGRNGSNVVEITLFEDEAFVQISGKYNPSNYIYQLVFVTSRGRSLTVGQPVSTAFNFYAKYPQSELRILSGRFNGVGITSIGAHWGMVYLMPHPAMMGNNTMLGLD; encoded by the exons ATGTTCGTCATCTTCGTTCTGTGTCTTCTATTTGCTTCAACTTGGGCTCAGT ACCAACCACAGTACTATTCCTATTCAGCAGCTGTTGGTGGGGGCAGTGGCAGCTCCTATGCCTCCTCAGGAGAGGGTCGCATAACTGCCATCAGAGTGTGGGAGAACATAGGCAGCTTCATCACTGG atttcagatgAGATATGACTTTGCCTGGAGTCCCCTGTATGGTCGCAACGGCAGCAATGTAGTAGAGATAACACTCTTCGAAGACGAGGCTTTTGTCCAAATTTCAGGGAAATACAATCCCAGTAACTACATTTACCAACTGGTGTTtgtcaccagcagagggcgctctCTCACCGTAGGGCAGCCTGTTAGTACCGCCTTCAACTTCTACGCCAAATACCCACAGAGTGAGCTGCGCATCCTTAGTGGGCGATTCAATGGAGTTGGCATCACATCCATCGGAGCCCACTGGGGAATGGTATACCTCATGCCACATCCAGCTATGATGGGAAACAATACCATGTTAGGCCTTGACTAA